The DNA sequence TTTTTATTAACCTCCCTCTAAAGAGTCTTATATTGTATTGTTATTTAGAAGTTCTTGAACTAAATCAATTACTTGGATAATGCACTGGGACGGTTACATATCTTATAATCTTATATATCTTAGTTCCTGTTTTATCATATTCAAAAAAATAGTTTATTGAATGGTCGTTTCACCACCTCTGTATTTAATTTCATCTTACAATAATTAGAAATATTAGTTAAAAAGAGATGACTCCTGCACAATACAGAAATCATCTCTTTTTCATTTCGAGGTGGTCGCTCATAAAATCATTTATTGAATATGAATCTTAACCATTTCGATTCGTTTATCTTTCACACATTCGATTTTAAATACAAGGTTTTCATATTCGACCATGCACTCTTCTGTTTCACTTGGAATATAGTCAATTTGGTTAATTAAAAATCCACCTAATGTATCATAGTCTTCTGTCTCTTCATCAAGATTTAATTGCAATTTATCATTAAGTTCTTTTATGCTAATCAATCCGTTAACAATATATGTATCATTATCAATTTTTCGAATAACAGGATCATCGTCATCGTATTCATCATTAATGTCACCCATCACTTCTTCAATTAAATCTTCAATCGTTACAATTCCTGAGAACCCTCCATACTCATCAATCAATACAGCAAGATGGTTTTTAGATTTTTGTAACTCCTTAAATAGTTGATCAATGTTTTTACACTCAGGTACGAAATAAGGCCGATGAAGTAATTTTTTAATACCCACATTTTCAAATCCAACTTGATAAGCTTCATGCAAAAAATCTTTAAGATATAAAATTCCAATAATGTTGTCCATATCGCCTTCATAAACTGGAATACGTGAATAATTTTCTTCTAATAATTCTTCAATTGATAATGGTAGCTTAATATTAATCATATAAACTTCAGTCCGAGGAGTCATAACCTCTTTAGCAAGTTTATCATCAAAATCAAAGATACTATTAATCATTTCTTTTTCAATTTGATTAATGACACCATATTCTTCTCCTGCATCAACCAGTGATTTTATTTCCTCACGAGATACTTTTTCTTCTAAATCCGTGTCACTCATTCCAATGACTCGAAGTAATACGTTAGTCGATAAAGACAAAAGTTTAACGAAAGGCTTCGCAAATTTAAAAACAAAGACAATCGGTCTCACCGATAACATCGCCATCTGTTCTGATTTTTGTAAAGCAATACGTTTAGGCACAAGCTCACCAAAGACGAGTGTAACATAAGATAAGAGTAAGGTAATGACTACTAGCGAGATAGATTGTGCATAAGGTATACCGAGCTGTGATAAGGAAGCACCAATAACTTCTGAGATTCCTGTAGCTGCTGAAGCACTTGAAAAAAATCCTGCTAATGTAATCCCCACTTGAATGGTTGATAAAAACTTATTTGGTTCTTCTAATAAATCAACGAGTAAGGATGCTTTCTTATTTCCGTCATCTGCTAACATTTTTATTCGATTTCGATTGACCGATACAATCGCCATCTCCGCTGACGCAAAAAATGCATTCAATAACGTTAATACTAAAATCAAAATAAATTGTGACACTAAGCTCATCGGTTCCGGGTCCATAAAATTTATCTCTCCTCTATATTATAGAATTTACGGTTATCCTAATATATGAAAGACTCTTCAGTATGAGTCAGGAAATTATCTTTACAACTCTCTTTGAATATCTACCTTGATACTAATACTATATTCACTTCCTATCAGGTGGTAACAAAAAATCCCCGCATAAAAGGGCTGTCTCAAACTTGAGATATCCCCCTTAAAAACGAAACTTATTTATATACGGCTCATACCAATCCGTTTTCCACCCTTGTTCCTGGCAAAGTGCGAGTAATTGATTTTCATCATTAATACCTCGCTCGGTAATTAAGCGATGTGTCATTTTATTAACCATTAAACCATTGTCTATATCATCAGCATATTGTTTATAAATTGCATAACTACGTATATGTGAGAATTCACAATTCAGCTTTAATGGATCACCTGTTAATTCATCATATTTAACATTATAAGTTTTCTTACGTTTTTTCTTTAATGTCCGACGCGCTACCGCTTTATCTTTATCGTATTCTAACCTCAGACGAACAACCGTATCACACATATAAATACTCTCATAAAATTCTTTTGATGCAATAAGAGCTAATCCTCTTTTTCCTACTCCATTTTCTTCAATCTCTTTAGCTAACTGCGCAACGACTTGAAAACCTCTAATATAAGGCTCCCCATTAAAGTACTGCTTATCTTCACTCGGTAGTTTCATTGCGATATATCTCGCATTATCCACACTAGTTCGTAAAATCGTATGAAGTTTCTCTTTTTTAACCCATATCCATCCTTTTTCATCAACTAAAACACCATCACGCCATGCATTTTTCAACTGTGTTTTAACTCCTTTATAGATTCTTTCATCCATGTCTGGAATGGGATAATTCAAATCTTTGCCTGGATGATAAAGAATTAAATCATTCTTCCCAATGGCTATTCCCTCCCAACCATTTGATTGTACAAATCATTAAGTTGAGCCATTGCATCACTCGCATGAACATGTTTGCAAACATCAGGATGAATGACCTTAGAAATATGATCACGCCAAGTTTTAGCCTTTCGTTTACTACTAAAATGTGTGGCCGTAATTCCTAATTTATTCATTCGCGCTTCACCATCCAATTCGGTTAAGTAAAAAATGTATTCGCTTGCTTTTGTTGTAAAATAACCGCTTTCGCTAACCGTTTGGTTGGTATTTTCACTCGATGGACTAACCATTGCCTCATCTACGAGGTTTTTACATTCGCTTAAATTTAATTGTTGAATCGCTTTTTGAAAGTCTTCAATCGATACCAATAGCTCCTTCCAACTCCGACCAGAAACATGAATTGTTTTGCCACCAAACTTTTTGATTTCTGCTCTAACTTCCTTAAAATTTCCTAATTTTTTTAATTCGTCTAAATCTTTAACATGTAACCAATCCAATCTTAAACACCTCATTTCGTCTAACTCTACTATCACTTTATTCCTACAGATAGGTAATCAGAACGAAAAAAAGCACCGATTAAATTAATATCTAATCGGTGCTTTTCACTTAAATTATCAAAGCTAAAACTAGCTTTTAGACTGCTCAGTTATTTTAAAATTGGCATTAATACGTCGCAGATTTTAATCTTTGGTGCTTCATCTTTCATTACATGGAGCATCTCCATTTGAGAATTAACAATTCTTTTCTTAATCTCAACTGGAACATAACCTCCATCTGCCTGTAACTCATAGGCATTTGTATTATCACTTAAATAAATGTCTAAGATTTGTTTTATTTTTTCTTTAATACCTTCATCCTCAACAATTCCCATTGTCTCCACGCGTTTACTTAAATTACGATACATCCAGTCAGCACTTGAAATATAAATTTCTTCTTCACCATCATTATAGAAATAATAAATACGGCTATGCTCTAAGAACCGTCCAACAATACTACGTACGGTGATGTTTTCACTAATGTCTTTCATTTGTGGACGCAAACAACAAACGCCTCGAACGATCAATTCAATCTTAACGCCAGCCATGGAAGCTTCATACAATTTCATAATCATCTGTTTATCATATAAGCCATTCATTTTAGCAATGATATGTGCCTTTTTCCCTGCTTTAGCATGCTTAATTTCTCGATCAATCAATGCTTCAAATTTTAAACGAAGCTTATGGGGAGCAATCGTAATTTTCTTCATTTTATCTGCTGAAGCATAACCTGATAACATATTAAATAGAATCGATGCATCCTCACCCATTTGGTGATTCGATGTTAAAATCCCCATATCGGTATAAAAATTAGCAGTGACATCATTGTAATTACCTGTTCCAAAATGAACATAACGAGTTAAGCCATCCTTTTCTTTACGAACAATTAAAAGAATTTTACAATGTGTTTTTAATCCAATAACACCATAAATCACATGGCAGCCCGATTTTTCAAGCTTACGAGCCCAGTGAATATTATTCTCCTCATCAAAACGGGCTTTTAACTCGACTAGCACTGTTACCTGTTTCCCATTCTCAGCCGCACGTGCTAATGCTTCAACAATTGGCGAATGTCCACTGACTCGATAAAGCGTTTGTTTAATCGCTAAAACCTTTGGATCATCCGCAGCTTGTTGGACCATTTTAACAATGGGATCAAAGGATTGGAACGGATGATGTAATAATATATCTTTCTCACGCAAGACATCAAAGATGGAACGTTCTTTTAATTCAGAAATTGAATTAGGTATAATGCGTGTAAACTTCAACTCATTATAACCTTCAATATTACCTAATTTAGATAAAAAGGTTAAGTCTACTGGTCCATGAACACGGAAAACATAAGCGTCTTCTACTTCGAGTTCCTCTTCAAGAATTTGTACAATTTCACGCGGAGCTGAAGATTCAATTTCTAGACGAATCACTTCTCCCCACTTACGTTGTTTTAATGATTGTTCAATCGTTTCTAATAAATCTTCAGCGTCTTCTTCATCAACGTGCATCGCTGCATTCTTCGTGATTCGATAACAGCAACTATGTAAGACCTCATGGCTACTAAAAAGCTCGGATAGTTTTGGTTTAATTAAATCTTCAAGTAGCATATGGACCGATCCTTTTTCCGTCGGAACAGGAAC is a window from the Turicibacter bilis genome containing:
- a CDS encoding RNA degradosome polyphosphate kinase; the protein is MESLDQPSYFFNRELSLLEFNQRVLEQGKNKENPLLERAKFLSIVSSNLDEFFMVRVAGLYDICQAKVQTEDMSGRSPIERMKESLFKTRTIVSELYQTYDALLDELKEYGIELVKYEELDQKTKGYMDYYYQNQIYPVLTPMVIDQARPFPLILDKTLNIGLLLMGKQDHEQVFATIQVPSVLPRIVPVPTEKGSVHMLLEDLIKPKLSELFSSHEVLHSCCYRITKNAAMHVDEEDAEDLLETIEQSLKQRKWGEVIRLEIESSAPREIVQILEEELEVEDAYVFRVHGPVDLTFLSKLGNIEGYNELKFTRIIPNSISELKERSIFDVLREKDILLHHPFQSFDPIVKMVQQAADDPKVLAIKQTLYRVSGHSPIVEALARAAENGKQVTVLVELKARFDEENNIHWARKLEKSGCHVIYGVIGLKTHCKILLIVRKEKDGLTRYVHFGTGNYNDVTANFYTDMGILTSNHQMGEDASILFNMLSGYASADKMKKITIAPHKLRLKFEALIDREIKHAKAGKKAHIIAKMNGLYDKQMIMKLYEASMAGVKIELIVRGVCCLRPQMKDISENITVRSIVGRFLEHSRIYYFYNDGEEEIYISSADWMYRNLSKRVETMGIVEDEGIKEKIKQILDIYLSDNTNAYELQADGGYVPVEIKKRIVNSQMEMLHVMKDEAPKIKICDVLMPILK
- a CDS encoding hemolysin family protein — protein: MDPEPMSLVSQFILILVLTLLNAFFASAEMAIVSVNRNRIKMLADDGNKKASLLVDLLEEPNKFLSTIQVGITLAGFFSSASAATGISEVIGASLSQLGIPYAQSISLVVITLLLSYVTLVFGELVPKRIALQKSEQMAMLSVRPIVFVFKFAKPFVKLLSLSTNVLLRVIGMSDTDLEEKVSREEIKSLVDAGEEYGVINQIEKEMINSIFDFDDKLAKEVMTPRTEVYMINIKLPLSIEELLEENYSRIPVYEGDMDNIIGILYLKDFLHEAYQVGFENVGIKKLLHRPYFVPECKNIDQLFKELQKSKNHLAVLIDEYGGFSGIVTIEDLIEEVMGDINDEYDDDDPVIRKIDNDTYIVNGLISIKELNDKLQLNLDEETEDYDTLGGFLINQIDYIPSETEECMVEYENLVFKIECVKDKRIEMVKIHIQ